In Desulfobacterales bacterium, the DNA window AAGTATTTCGGGCGCTCAGCGCCGTTGAATTCATGGCCGTGTCGGATTTTTTCCTGACGCCCACGGCGGAGCTTGCGGATATTGTGCTTCCGGCGGCCACCTGGCTTGAGATGGACTACATCGCGGACTTCTGGAAGCGGCACGGCTACATCTTTCCCAGAAGGAAGGCCGTTCAAATCGGGGAATGCCGTTCGGACCACGAGATGATCAACGACCTGGCCCACCGGGTCGGCCAGAGCGCCTACTGGTGGGACGACTTTGAGGGCGGCCTGGACCATATCCTTGCCCCCATGGGGATCAGGTGGAGGGATTTCAAGGAAATGGATTATCTCCGGGGTGAAGTGGCCTACCAAAAGTACAAGGAAAAAGGCTTTTCCACACCCACCGGAAAATTCGAGCTCTATTCCACGCTCCTTGAAAAGTGGGGATATGATCCTTTGCCGCAATTCAGAGAGCCGCCGGAAGGCCCGGTCAGCACGCCGGCGCTTTATGGGGAATATCCCTATATACTGATTACCGGGAGAAGGAGCCCCGGATTTTTCCACACGGAAAATCGCCAGCTCTCCTGGCTGCGGGAGCTCCAGCGGGACCCGCTGGTGGAGCTCCATCCGGAGACCGCCGCAAAAGAGGGCATCCGGGAAGGGGACTGGGTGGTGATTGAATCTCCCCGCGGCCGGGTCAGGCAAAGGGCCAAATTCTTTGCGGGTATGGACCCCAGAATCGTATCGGCGGAACACGGCTGGTGGTTCCCGGAAAAGAAAGATCCGGGGCACGGCTGGGAGGAGTCCAACATTAATATCCTGACGGGCAATGCCTATGCCCATTGTGATCCGGCCATGGGCGCCACCCATGTTCGAACGCTTTTGTGCAGGATCAGCCCGGAGACTTAGTGTGCTGTTCCACAAAAAACAACGTATTTATGAAAATATGTACTTAGGCAAAAGAAGAGAGGAAAATGAAACCCTATAGATTGATAATCGACCACGAATCCTGCTGGGGATGCAGGACCTGCGAAGTGGCCTGCAAACAGGAAAACAACGCCCCGGAGGGCATCCGGCTCATCAAGGTCCTGGAAGAGGGCCCTCGGATAATAAATGGCCAACCTGAGTTCATGTATCGCGTCAGTCTTTGCCGACACTGTGACGAGCCGGCCTGTGCGGCGGCGTGCCCGGATGCGGCCATAACCAAAAGAGATGACGGCATTGTTGAACTGGACAGCGAAAAATGCACCGGATGCGGCCTCTGCCTGGACGAATGTCCCTACGACGCCATTGAACTTGACCCGGACATGGATGTTACCCTCAAGTGCAATCTCTGTTTCCACCGGGTGGACAACGGGCTCATCCCGGCCTGCGCGGATAATATCTGCCCCGGGCATTGCATCTATTTCGGCGATCCCGATGCGATTCAAAGGGAGATTGCGGAAAAGCACACCCGCCGCCCAAGGCGATCCGCTGCAGCCATCGGGTCATAGACGCGGTCTTAAGAAGATGGGTTCTATAAGGAGATTGTATCATGTCCGACAGTTGCATCCACATCGGTGAGATGCTTTCAAGAAACGCGCGGATGTATCCCGATGACATCGCGCTGGTGGAACGGGTGCCTGCTGAAAAAAAGCGCCGGGAGATTACCTGGAAGCAGTTTGACGAAGGCGCAAACCGCTTTGCCAACCGGCTCCTGGAAAAGGGCATCTGCAAAGGCGACAAGGTCGTTCACCTGATGATGAATTCCATTGACTGGCTCATCGCCTATTTCGGGATCATCAGGACCGGGGCCTGGGTCGTGCCCCTGAATTTTCGGTTTGCAGGCGCCGATATCAAATACTGTATCGATGTGGCTGAGCCGAAGCTCGTGCTCTTTGGAGAGGAATTCACCGAGCGCATCCAGGCGATCCGGGACCAGATTCATGTTCAGGATTTCATTTTTGCCGGAAAAGACTCTCCGGATTTTGCCGAACCCTTTCAGGAACTGATGGCGGGCGCGTCTTCCGCACCTATTGACGTGGCACTCAACCTGAACGATTCGTGCGCTCTGTATTTTACCTCCGGGACCACCGGACAGCCCAAGCCGATCCTGCTCACGCATAAGAATCTGGAATGCGCCTGCATCACGGAGAATATCCATCACGGTCAGAAAAAGGAGGATAATTTCATACTCATTCCGCCCCTGTACCATACCGGCGCCAAGATGCACTGGTTCGGGAGCCTCATCGTCGGCGGCCGTGCAGTGATCCTCAGGGGCATTTCTCCTGAATGGATATTCGAGGCGGTGAGCGAGGAAGGCGGAACCATCCTCTGGCTCCTGGTGCCGTGGGTCCAGGATATCCTTGTGAAGCTGGATAGGGGCGACATGCGTATCGAGGATTATCGGCTGGATCAACTGCGTCTCCTGCATATCGGGGCCATGCCGGTGCCGCCATCCCTCATCAAACGCTGGAAAAATTATTTTCCCCATATGGACTATGATACGACCTATGGCCTGAGCGAGGCCACGGGCCCCAACTGCGTCCACCTGGGCATTGAGAATCTCCATAAGGTCGGCGCCATCGGCCGGCCCGGATTCAACTGGGAAACGCGAATCGTCGATGAAGCGGGAATCGACGTCTCCCGGGGAGAGGTGGGAGAACTGATTGTCCGGGGCAGCGGTGTC includes these proteins:
- a CDS encoding 4Fe-4S binding protein — its product is MKPYRLIIDHESCWGCRTCEVACKQENNAPEGIRLIKVLEEGPRIINGQPEFMYRVSLCRHCDEPACAAACPDAAITKRDDGIVELDSEKCTGCGLCLDECPYDAIELDPDMDVTLKCNLCFHRVDNGLIPACADNICPGHCIYFGDPDAIQREIAEKHTRRPRRSAAAIGS
- a CDS encoding class I adenylate-forming enzyme family protein; this encodes MSDSCIHIGEMLSRNARMYPDDIALVERVPAEKKRREITWKQFDEGANRFANRLLEKGICKGDKVVHLMMNSIDWLIAYFGIIRTGAWVVPLNFRFAGADIKYCIDVAEPKLVLFGEEFTERIQAIRDQIHVQDFIFAGKDSPDFAEPFQELMAGASSAPIDVALNLNDSCALYFTSGTTGQPKPILLTHKNLECACITENIHHGQKKEDNFILIPPLYHTGAKMHWFGSLIVGGRAVILRGISPEWIFEAVSEEGGTILWLLVPWVQDILVKLDRGDMRIEDYRLDQLRLLHIGAMPVPPSLIKRWKNYFPHMDYDTTYGLSEATGPNCVHLGIENLHKVGAIGRPGFNWETRIVDEAGIDVSRGEVGELIVRGSGVMREYYKNPAATAAAIKDGWLYTGDMAREDADGFIFLVDRKKDVINCGGENIFPVEVENHIHTHPDVKDAAAIGCPDERLGEIVGIVIETVPGKTLTEEQVLAFCAEMPRYRRPRKVFFGNIPRNPTGKIEKVKLRKQYIGATNP